In Halobaculum rubrum, the following are encoded in one genomic region:
- a CDS encoding VOC family protein: MTPNSFFHVALKADDVDATAAFYEAAFDGTVIERGHADDGEGATAVEHVALEVADKRVYVFDRAPYEATGDVESMPNGLLHFGFVVDDVDAARGAIDAGADGVDWVMGPERFGDLRIAFLVDPAGTIVELIEHVS, encoded by the coding sequence GTGACACCGAACTCGTTCTTTCACGTGGCGCTGAAGGCCGACGACGTCGACGCGACTGCGGCGTTCTACGAGGCGGCGTTCGACGGGACCGTCATCGAGCGGGGCCACGCCGACGACGGCGAGGGCGCGACCGCGGTCGAACACGTCGCCCTCGAGGTGGCCGACAAGCGCGTGTACGTCTTCGACCGGGCGCCGTACGAGGCGACCGGCGACGTGGAGTCGATGCCGAACGGGCTGCTCCACTTCGGGTTCGTCGTCGACGACGTCGACGCCGCCCGCGGGGCGATCGACGCCGGAGCCGACGGCGTCGACTGGGTGATGGGCCCCGAGCGCTTCGGCGACCTCCGGATCGCGTTCCTCGTGGACCCGGCCGGCACCATCGTCGAACTCATCGAGCACGTGTCGTGA